In Myxococcus stipitatus, the genomic window TCCACGGTGAGCAGCTTCGGCAGCGCGGAGATGGCCACGTGGTTGGTCGCCAGCGCGATGCGCACGCGCGGCCCGTCCATCATCATCATCACCTCCACGCCGAAGGCGTCCGCGAGCACCTCCGTGTGGCCCATGAAGGGGATGCCCGCGCGCGAAATCTGCTCCTTCGACACGGGGGCCGTGCACAGCGCGTCTACGTGGCCCGCGCGCATGGCGTCGATGGCGGCCATGACGTACGCGTACTGCGCCCGTCCTCCCGCGCGCGAGGGCTTCCCCGGCACGCGGTCCTTCTGGGCGAGGTGGGAGACCTCGACGACGGTGGGGCCCTCGACGCGCGCCAGCGCGCCGGGCGCGACGCGGGCATGACGGCGGAAGACGGGGAAGCGCTCCAGCGTGGGCCCGTCCCCGAAGACGACGGGGACCAGCGCGCGACGCACGGAGGGGAGGGCCAGGGCCGCGGCCGTCACTTCCGGCCCGATGCCCGACACGTCTCCCAGGGAGATGCCGACGAGGGGGAGGCTCACGGTGCCGGAGCATCCCCCGCGCGGCGGGTGGACGGCTACATCTTCACGTCGACGTTGGCCTTCTGACGCAGCTCCTGCACGTACTGGTCGAGGAACTTGTCCGTCTTCTCCGTGAGCAGCTTCGACTCCAGCTTCGGCCGCATCTCCTCGTAGGACTCGGCGGCCACCGCGCGCTTCTCCTCCACCTTCAGCACGTGCCAGCCGAAGTTGGTGCGCACCGGCTCGCTCACGTCTCCCTCCTTGAGGGCGAAGGCGACCTTCTCGAAGGCGGCCACCATGACGCCGCGCTTGAACCAGCCCAGGTCACCGCCGTCCGCGGCGCTCGGGCCCTCGCTGCGGGCGCGGGCCAGGGCGGCGAAGTCCATGCCCGGACGCCGGGCCTCCTGGGCGATGCCGTCCGCCTTCTTGCGCGCGGCCTCCACCTGCTCCGGCGTGGCCTTGGGGTCCACCTGCACCAGGATGTGGCGCGCGTGGACCTCCGAATCCTCGCTCTCCGCGCGCGCGTACTGGTTGTAGGCCGCCTTCAGGTCCTCCTCGGTGACCTTCACCTTGGGGCCCACCTTCATGCGCAACAGCCGGTCGCGCAGGATGCGCTTGCGCAGCATGTCCCGGTACGACTTCATCGTCAGGCCCTCGCTGACGAGGACCTGCTCGAACTGCGCGTCGTCGGTGATGTTGTTCTGCCGGCGCACGTCGGCCACCAGCTCGTCCACCTCGCCCTCGGTGGCGGTGATGCCCATCTCCGTGATTTCGGACTCCATCAGCTTCTCGCCGATGAGGGTGTCCAGGGCCGTCTTCATCAGCGCGGTGCGCTGCTCGGCGCGCTTGCGCGGGTCCGGGTCGTTGATGCGCGACAGCTCCGGCGCGGCGCGCTGCTGCACCTCCGACATCGCGATGATGTCGCGGTTCACCACCGCGGCCACCTTGTCCACCAGCTCCGCGCGCGCCGTCGAGGCGCCCCCCAGGAGCGCCGCCGAAGCGACGAATGCCACCAGCTTCTTCATTCCGTGCATCCTTCCGCACCACACCGGGCCCGTCCAACCCGAAGACGGGCCCGCGATTGCGTCACTGCTTCGCCGCCTGCGCCGCCGCCGCGGGCTGCCCGCGGATGGCCTGCAGGGTGGCCTCGTTCACCTGGACCTGCGCCTTGTCCCGCAGCTCCTTCTCGAAGGCCTCCTGCGCCTCCGCCCGCTTCTGCTCCAGCAGCCGGGCCTCCATCCACTGCCGGGCCTCCGCCAGGTCCCGCTTCCGCGCGGGCTTGCGCTCCAGCACCTTGAACAGGTGGTAGCCGTACTCCGTGGACACCACGTCCGAAACCTGCCCGACCCCGAGCTTGAATACCACCTCGTCGAAGGCGGGCGGCATCTGTCCTCGGGGGAAGAAGCCCAGGTCGCCTCCCACCTTGGCGTCCGCGCTCAGCGAGTACCTGCGCGCCAGGTCCGAGAACTTCTTCCCCGACTTGAGCTGCGCCTGCACCCGCCGCGCCTCGTCCAGCCCCTTCACCACGATTTGCGCCGCGTGCACCTGCTCGGGCTCGTTCAGCTCCGCCTCGTGGGCGGCGTACCAGGCGCGCAGCTCCTCCTCCGTCACCGCCACGCGCGAGTAGACGTGGTTGGCGAAGAGCTTCTCGATGGTGAGCCGGCTGGTCTCCCGCGCGCGCAGCTCCGCCATGGACAGCTGGCCCTGGGCGAGCACCTCGTTGAAGTTGCCGGCCGGGTAGTCGCCCGACAGCCGCAGCACGCCCCGGTCCACCTCCTCCGGGGTGACGGTGATGTTGTTCTTGCGCGCCGCCTGCAGCAGCAGCATCCGGTGGATGTACGTGTCCAGCAGCGTGCGCTTGAAGGGCTCTATCTCCTCCGGCGTGCGCTGCGAGGCCTCCGTGGAGGCCAGCTCGCGGCCCAGCTCCTGCTCGAACTCCACGCGGGAGAGCGCCTCGCCGTTCACCGTGGCCACCACGGTGTCGTCCGTCGTCGTCTTGGGAGGCGTGTTGCAGCCCAGCCCCAGCCAGGACAGGGCGCAGGCCAGGGACAGGAGGGTGGCGCGGGTGGGAGGAAGGCGCATGCGCGAGATCCTGGGGGAAGGGTGGGGGCGACTCCCGAAGGTGTGGACGGGGGGCCGGGCTGGCAAGCGGGCCCTCATGGGGCGGGCACCGTGCCCGGGAGCGGGCCCGAGGGGGGACGCATGGGCGCCTGGACGTCCACGGGCACCTGGGCCAGCGCGTCCGCGTCCACGGAGAGCGACCAGCGCTGCTCCACGCGCGCCAGGTACTCCGCCCACGCGCGCGAGCGCTTCTCGCCCTCCAGCCGCACGCGCAGCTCCTCGCGCACGTCGTCCAGGGAGAGGTCCAGCGCGGGGCGGCGCGCGCGCAGCTTCAGCACGTGGAAGCCCTTGTCGGTGCGCACCACGCCGCTGAGGGCGCCGTCCGTCGCCAGCGCGCGTGCCGCGGCGGCCACCTCCGGGCCCTGCTCGCGGGCGAGCGCCTCGTCGGAGAGGAAGCGCAGGTCACCGTCCAGCGGCGCGGTGCGGGGCTCCTGGCTGTGCTCGCGCGCCAGCCTCCCGAAGCCCTCGAAGTCCAGCGGCGCCAGCGCGCGCGCCTGGGCCAGCAGCGCCTCCGCCTGGGCGCGCGCGGCGGCCTCCCTCGCCGCGTCGCCCCGGGGCGCGGCGAGGAAGACGTGCGACAGGCGCACCGTCTGGGGGCGCACGAAGTCGTCGCGGCGCGCGGCGTAGGCCCCCGCGAGCTCGTCCTCGGTGAGGGTGACGGGGGTCTCCTCCAGGCGGGCGCGCATCACCCGCGCGACGAGCGCGCGGCGCGTGGCCTCGATGACCTCCGGGTCGTCCTGGTAGCCCTGGGCGAGCGCGTCGCGCACCAGCAGGTCGAAGCGGGCCAGCGACTGCGCGTACTCACGGCGGGGCTGGAGGGGGACGTAGCGCTCGCGCAGCGCGGGGCTCATCTCCAGGAAGCGCCCGCCCAGCTCCTCGGCCGTGAGCGAGTCGCCGTCCCAGCGCGCCACGGCCCGCCCGCCCACGCCGCGCGTGTGGCGCAGGTCCATCACCACCTGTCCGGGGGCGACGTCCGCCGGGGCGCGACCGCACGCGGCGGGCGCCAGCAGGGCGAGGGTGACGAGGCGCGGACTCAGGCTCATGGGCAGGGCTTCCCGGTAGCACGGCGGGGGAGGTCGGACAACCCGGGCCGCCCGTCCCCTGTGCGCCGGCTCACGGCCGGGTCGCGTGCGCGGACAGGAACGCCTCCACCAGGGGGAAGATTTCGTCTGGCGCCCGGCGGCCCAGGACCAGGTCCGCGTGCCCGTAGTCCGCCCCGAAGCCGTGCCCCCGCCCGGCGACGAGGAACTTCACCGGCCCGCCCAGGTGCTCCTTCGCCCGCGCCACCGCCATGGGAGGGGCCAGCAGGTCCTTGCTCCCCGCCAGCAGGAGCATGGGCGTCCTCACCCCCGCCAGGGCCTCGCGGTAGTCGATGCCGCCGTCATACGACGTGAAGCGGTTGGTGGAGATCCACCGCGCGAACTGTCGCCCCACGCCCCCGGAGATGTTGGCGGGCACGTTGGCCAGCGCGCGCCGCACCACGTCCGTCTCCATGTTCTCCGCCAGCATCATGTACCGGCTCAGGGGCCCCGGGGGCGCGCCCAGCAGGGCGATGCTGGTCACCCGCCCGGTGGGGATGACCTTGAGCCGCAAGAGCGGCTCCACCTTCTGGATGAAGGTGCGCAGCCCCGGTTGCACCGCGAAGGTGAAGGGGCTGCCCAGGATGGCCGCCGCCCGCACCGGGGCCTGGGGGTTCTTCGCCAGGTGGGCGTACAGCATGAGGCCGCCCTTGGAGTGGCCCACCCAGAACACCTCCCTGGCGCCCGTGGACAACACCGTGCGCAACGCCGTGCGCACGTCGTGCTCCGCCTGGTCATCGAACGTGAAGTCCGAACACTCCCCCGACAACCCCCGGCCCCGCAGCTCCATCACCCACGTCTCGAAGCCCGACCGGGCCAGGTAGCGCGCCAGGCTGTAGTGCTCGTCGAAGTCCAGGTGGAAGCGGTTGGCGCCCAGCCCATGGCACAGGATGACGGGCTCGGCGTGCCGCCGCTCGCCCCGGGCGTGGTAGCGGCCCAGGGCGATCGCCGCGCCATCGTCCGTGGGGACCCGGTACAGCTCGTCCGGGCGGAATGTCAGCGTCAGCAGGCCTTCGCGGCCTCGCGCCATCGTCCGCGAGAAGAGGTCCGCCATCCGCCCCAGCCGCGCCACCGGTCTGCGTGTCACCCCTCCATCCTAAGCCGGTCCCCGGGGGGATGCCTCGTTCAATGCTGGGCATGCATCCCTGGCGGCAGGGCGGTTGCAGGGAGGAGGGCTCCAATCGGTCAGGAGGTCAGCGGATGCGACGGAACAGGGCACTCAAGGAGGCGTGGTCATCCTTCATTGCCACCGTTTTTCCCACAGATACCCTCTTTCGGGCCTTGAGGGTCATGGAGCGTCACCAGGTGGGGGTGGTGGGGGTGGTGGGTGAGCACGGCGGGTTGCTGGGGGTGATCAGCGAGCAGCACATCCTGGCGGCGTGGGGGGTAGATCCGCTGGCGCCGGTGTCGGCGGTGATGGCGAGGGTGGGGGTGCCAGGCGGGCGGCTGGGCTCCCGGTGGCCGCGCTTCTGCCTGCGGGGGCGTGGGCATGGCGGGGCTCGGACGGGGTGAGACGCGGTCCGGGGCGGGCGGTACAGTGCGCGGGCCGTGTCGGATGCCCCTGCCCGTTGGACCGTCTACATGCTGCGCTGCCGCGATGGCTCCCTGTACACCGGAGCCACCAACGACCTGGAGCGCCGGGTCGCCACCCACGGCAAGGGGCGCGGCGCGGCCTACACGCGGGCGCGGCTTCCCGTCACGCTGGTCTGGAGCGAGGCCGCGGAAGACCGGAGCGCGGCCCTCCGCAGGGAAGCCGCCATCAAGCGCCTGACTCGCGGGGACAAGCTGCTGCTGGTGGCCTCCGCGACTGCGAAAACGGCACGTCGTCGTCGCTGACGGACGCGCCCCACGTCATACCGGCGTCCGGGGATGACCGTTGATGGGAGACCGTTCGCGTCGCGAACTGACTTCCATCGTGGAAATCAGCCGGAATTGTCGGGGGCTCCCGATACCCGGAAGGAGGGTCACTCGTTACGGTGAAACCAATCTTCGCAGGGGGCAGTCCATGCTTCGGTCGCATCCGGGAGTCCTCGTCGCACTGGCCATCTCCTTCCTCGGGTCGGCGTGCGACGGGACGGTCAATCATCCTCCCGAGGTCAAGGCGGGGCCGCGGGCGAACACCCTCTCGGCGAAGCCCGGAGAGGTCCTCCAGCTGGTCCTGGAGGTGCAGGACCCGGATGGCGACGACCTGGAGTACCACTGGAGCCAGTTCCCCGAGGACCCGGCTGGGCGCTTCAGCGACCCCGGCGCACGCGCGCCCACCTGGACGGCGCCGCACGTGGATCGCCCGACGACGTTCGTGCTGCAGGTGAACGTGCTCGACAACGAGGGGGGCGGGGTGCTCGGCACCGTGCCGTCCGTGCTGGTCGAGGTCCCCTGAGCGTGGGCCTCAGGCCGGCGTCTGCGTCGCCGCGGGCGGCGGGGAGGACGGCGGCCGCGCCTGCGCCTTCTTCTTCATCCGCAGGGTGAACAGGACGCCCAGCACCAGGAAGACGACGGCGCCGATGCCCGCGCCGATGACCTGCCAGGTGAGCAGCTGCGAGGTGACGTTGCGCACCACCTCCGGGAGGTTGCACATCGTCTGGGTGGCCAGCGGCGTCTCGTTGTACCAGCCGATGGCGTGAGGCCCCACCCAGGAGGCGACGAGGGCCCCCAGCAGCGTCCCCGCGAGGACGAAGGTGAGCAGCGTCTTGGCGGTGTTCATTGCGGGTCTCCTCGGCTGGCGGCCGTCGGGCCGTCCTTAATATGCGCACGGGGCCCTGTCCAAGCGGGGAACGTGTTAAGGGAGGGGCGTGCCGCTGCTCCCGCTCGCCATCCTGTCCGGCCTCATCGCGCTGGTGTGCGCCGCCTTCCTCGTCCTCCATGCCTTCCGCCGGAGCGTGGGCACCGGGGTGATGGTGCTGCTCATCCCCTGCTACGTCTTCTTCTACGCCTTCAGCCAGTTCGAGCACCGCCGCAAGGGGCTCATCGTCTCCGGCTTCATGGCGTGCACCGTGCTCGCCGCGGTGTTCCTGGGGCTGGGCGCGCATGGGCTGGCCGTGTTGACCGCTCGCCCGCCGCCGGTCTTCTGACTCGCGCCGAGGGGCCGCGCCGCCTGGGACGCGTGGGGGACCTTTGACACAGACGACGCCGAGCACGGCGGCCCGGTGCGCCGGCCACCCGGACATCCTCGCCGTGGTGACCTGCGCGCGCTGCGGCGGCTTCCTGTGCGGCGAGTGCATGGAGCTGATGGAGGAGGCGCCCTACTGCAAGGCCTGCCTGGACCTGCTGACGCTGCAGCGCCCCCCTTCGCGGATGCTCGCGTCGGTGCGCAAGCTGGGGGTGCTGCTGTGGCCGTGCGGCTTCGTGTTTCCCCCGCTGTCGTTGGTGCTGGGCGTGGCGTGCCTCGTGCTCTCGGCGAAGGAGCTGCGGCGCTTCCAGCAGGGAGACCTCTCCTGGACGGGGCTGGCGCTGGCGAGGAGCGGCCGTCGCGTGGGCTGGTTCAACCTGGGGTCGACGGCCTGCGCGCTGCTTCTCTGGGCCTACCTGGCGGTCATCGCCTAGCTGGGACGCAGGGGGGACCCTTGACGCAGACGACTCCGAGCACGGCGGCGCGGTGCTCCAGCCACCCGGACATCCTCGCCGTGGCGACCTGCGCGCGCTGCGGTGGCTTCTCGTGTGGCGAGTGTCTGGACCTGCTCGAGGAGCAGCCCCACTGCGGCGCGTGCGTGGCCGTCCTGACGCGGGAGGAGGCTCCGTCCCGGGGCGTCGGGGTGGCGCGCAAGCTCGGGGTGCTGGGGATGATGCTCATCCCTTGCTCCATCGTGATTCCCGTCCTGCCGCTGGTGCTGGGCGGCACCAGCCTGGTGCTGGCGAAGCAGGAGCTGGGGCGCATCCAGCGCGGGGAGCGCTCGCGGGCGGGGCTCGAGCTGGCGCGGGAGGCCCAGGCCATGGCCTGGCTCAACCTGGGCGTCCTGGCCGCCTCCCTCGTGCTCTGGGCCGTGCTCGTCGTCGCCAGCTGACCCGCGGGCTCACACGCCCCGGGCGTTCGGGTCCCAGAGGTACTTGTGCATCTGGAGCTGGAAGCGCACCGGGAGCCGGTCCTCGATGGCCCACTCCGCCAGCTCGCGCGGGTGCAGCTTGTCGAAGACGGTGGAGAACAGCAGGGCGAAGGGCCGCTGCGCCAGCCGGTGCTCGGTGATGAGCGCGCGCGCCCAGTCGTAGTCCTCGCGCGAGCCGATGACGAACTTCATCTCGTCGCGCGCGTTCATGGACTCGAAGTTGCGGAAGTCGTTGCGGTCGCACTCGCCGGACGAGGGCGTCTTCATGTCCACGATTTTGTGGACGGCCGGCGGCACGAGGCGCACGTCGATGGCGCCGCTGGTCTCCAGCAGTACGGTGAGCCCCTCGGCGAGCAGCGCCTCCATGAGCGGGTAGACGCCGGGTTGGAGCAGCGGCTCGCCGCCGGTGATTTCGACGCGGGGCGTGCGCTGGGCCAGTACCTGGGCCACGACGTCCGCGTTCTTCATGCGTTTGCCGCCGTGGAAGGCGAACTCGCTGTCGCAGTACGTGCAGCGCAGATGGCAGCCGGTGAGGCGCACGAAGCCACACAGCAGGCCCGCGTGCGAGGACTCCCCCTGGAGCGAGAGGTAGATTTCCTTCACCACCACGGAGTCGGCGGAGGGGACGAGGCGGGGCTCGATGCGGGGACGCGCGGCGGGCATGGCTTCTTCGTGCGACAGGGGGAGAATCGCCGCTTCAACCCCAGTCGACCCGGCGAGGTCAAGCAGGGAGCGCATGGCGCCGTCCGGGCGAGGCGGGCCCCGGCCGCCTCCCCGGCGTGTCCCCCCTCACGTCCCGGTGGGCGGGGACTCCGGCGAGCGGTGGTGCACGGGGCACGTCCGGGGGAAGGTGCCCAGCTTCTCCACGTCGTAGCCCTGGGGGTAGGTGCGGACGTTGGGCAGGTGACGGCCGTAGAGCGGCTCCTCCCGAGGGGACAGGAAGTAGCGCACGAACTTCCCGCGCAGCTTGAGCGCGGCGCGGGACACGAAGCGGCTGAGCCCGGAGGGGCGCTCGTAGCGGAAGGCGTCCAGCAGGAAGTCCTCCATCAGCGAGCGCGCGAACAGCCGCACCAGCCGCTTGGGCGCGCGGTTCGAGGGCGGGAAGGTGGTGAGCAGCTCCAGCGTGGCGTCCGCCACCGCCCGCGCGCGGTCGTCGTAGGCGAAGTTGCGCGCCTCGTAGTCATCCATGAGCGTGGCGAACGCCGCGTAGGTCTCCGGGATGTCGCGGATGCCCATGTGGCGGCCCACCTCGCGGTAGTAGCGCGTCCAGGCCTCCACCTCGTGCGGGGTGAGGGGACGCCAGCCGTATTGCGCGAGCCAGCGCACGGGCGTCACCACGAAGGTGGAGAGCACGTAGCGCATGTCGTCGTTGGAGATGTCGTAGGCGCCGTGCATCTGGTTCATGCGCCGGAAGGCGGCCCGCCCCTGCTGGCTGGCCATGCCGTGCTCGAGGATGGTGTCGAGGATGAGCACCGTGTCGTCGTAGCGCTTCTGGGTGCGCGCGGTGAACTCGCCCGTCTCGTGCAGCAGCACGCCGATGCTCGGCACCGCGTAGGTGCGGAACAGGGCGAAGCTGAGCGCCTGGTTGATGTCCCAGGGGAACTCCTGGGTGCCGAGGAGGCGGACGATCTCCTCGTGCTGCGTCGTGGCGTCGAGGCGGTCGGTACGGTCTCGGAGCGCGAAGCGATTCATCCGGCACCTTCCTGGGAGGGGTCGACCCGGGGGAGCCTAGCGCAGCTTCCGCCGCGGTGCGGCGTAGGTGGGGCGCTCAGCTCCCTTGCGGGCCGGCCTTCACCCGGTCGACGAAGGCGTCGATGAGGTGACGGGCGATGCTCAGCCGGGGAGGGATGGGGGGCAGGGCGTCCGGGTGGAACCAGTCGGCCTCGACGATCTCCTTCCCGTCCACGTGGAGCTCGCCGCCCGCGTATTCGGCGGTGAAGCCCACCATGAGCGAGCGCCCGAAGGGCCAGGGCTGCGAGCCGAAGTACCGGATGTTCTTCACGTCGACGCCGACCTCTTCCTTCACCTCGCGGGTGACGCACTCCTCCAGCGACTCCCCGGCGTCGACGAAGCCGGCCAGGGTGCTGAACATGGGCATGGGGAGGGTGGCGTTGCGCGCCAGCAGCATCCTGTCGCCGTGCGTGACCAGGACGATCATCGCGGGGGAGATGCGCGGGTAGAACGGCGTGCGGTCCACCGGGCAGCGGCGGGCGCGCTCGCCGGGGACCAGCTGCGTGGGCTGGCCGCAGCGGCCGCAGAAGCGGTGGGTGACGTCCCACTCCGCGATGGCGAGCGCGCGCCCGGCGATGGCGAAGCGCGCCTCGTCCAGCCGGTTGTAGAGGGTGCGCGCGGGCACCAGCTTGCCGCCGTCGGGAGGCGTGAAGCCCTCCGGGGGCAGGGGCGCGGCGTAGCAGTCCACGCCCTCCAGCGCGCCCAGGTAGTGGGCCTGGGCGGCCAGCTCCGGGAAGGCCGCGCCGGTCGGGAGACTGATGGCGCCGTCGCGCTCCAGCACGAGCAGCTCCAGGCCGCGCGCGAGGAAGAGGAGGGCACCGTCCCGGGGACGGTCGGGGGGCTCGTGGCTGGGGACGAAGAGGGGCGCGGGGCTCACGCGGCCACCTTAACGGTCCCGGGCCACGGGCGCAGGCCCCGTTTGCTTCACGGCGAGGCCGGCTGGGCTCGCGGTGTGCGCGACGAACTCTCGACGGGACAGGGACATGGTGGGCGCCTCGGGGGCTTCAGCGGGTGCGCCGGCCCGCGAGCAGGCCGTCCAGGGTGAGCCGGGCATCGGACGCGCGCGAGAGCAGGACGAAGTAGGCGAGCGCGTAGAGCAGCTGGAGGCCCACGGTGTTCCACTGCTGCCGCAGCGACTCGCCGAAGGTGAGCATCGCGATGAGGGCCCCGCCCGCCACCAGCGCGAGCCGCAGCCGCAGCCCGAGCAGGATGAGCAGCCCCACCGCCAGCTCGACGAAGGGGAGAACCAGGGCGAAGGGGCGCACCGTCCACTCCGGCAGGGGCGTGCCGGTGAAGCCCTGGACGAGGCTGTCCGCGAAGGCGCCCGGCGCGGCCACGCGCACCAGCCCGTGCGTCAGGATGTTCAGCCCCAGCACGAGGCGCAGCACGCCATGCGCGAGCTGACGGTCGTCGAGGGCGGACACGCGAGCGGCCGTGCGCTCGGCGCGGGACTGCGCTTCGGGGGGCTCCAGGTGGGCGGCGGTCGGGGTTCGGGGCTGCAAGGCATCCTCCCTGCTCGCCATGGCGAGCACAGGTCCGGCGCGGGGAGCGCGCCGTCACGTGTCCCTGAATGCGCCACCCCAGGACGCCTTGAACAGGCGCGGCGGATGCACGACATTCGTGCTGGAGGAGCACGAATCATGGCGGGGCGGGATCGCTTCGAGTCGCTGAGGACCTTCGTGGAGGTGGCGCGCGCGGGCAGCCTGGCGGGCGCGGCGCGGGTGCTGCGTCGCGCGCCGTCCGTGGTGAGCCGTGAGCTGGGCGCGTTGGAGTCACGGCTGGGGACGGAGCTGATGCAGCGCACGACGCGCCGGCTCCAGCTCACCGCGGCGGGGGAGCGCTACCTGACGCACGCGCGCGGCATCCTCGAGGCCCTCGACGAGGCGGAGCGGGACCTCGCGGAGCAGGGCGTGCCTCGCGGCGTGCTGCGCGTCTCCGCGCCGCTCCTCTTCGGCCAGCACGTCCTGGTGCCCCTGGTGGACGACTTCCTGCGCGCGCACCCCGCGGTGGGGGTGGAGCTGGTGCTGGAGGACGCGCTGGTGGACCTGGTGCAGGGCGGCGTGGACGTGGCGCTGCGCATCGCGCCCCGGCTGGAGTCGAGCGCCCTGATGGTGCGCCGGCTGGGCGTGCAGCCCTACGTGTTGTGCGCCAGCCCCGCCTACCTGCGGGAGCAGGGCGCGCCTCGCCGCGCTCGGGACCTGGGCGCGCACGAGGTGCTGGTGCCGATGCGGGGCCCCGCGGCGCGTCCGCTGGAGCTGCGCCACGCGGGGCGGACGCAGGAGGTGCGGCTGTCCAAGAGCCGCTTCCGCACCAACCGCGTGCCCGCGCTCCACGGGGCCGCGCTCCGGGGGCTCGGCATCGCGGAGCTGCCGGAGTACCTCGTCGCTCCCGACCTGGCGTCCGGCGCGCTGGTGCGGGTGCTGGCGCCGCTGCGGCCGGTGTCGCGCCACGTCTGCGCGGTGTACCTGCGCCGCACCGCGATGCCGGCGCACGTGCGCGCCTTCCTCGACTTCATGGCGTCCCGCATGGCGGAGCGCTTCCCCGCCGAGGAAGGCGCGTGAGGCTGGCGGCTGCTCAGAGCGTCGACTGCTCGATGAGCTCCACGCGGTAGCCGTCCGGGTCCTCGACGAAGGCGATGACGGTGGTGCCGTGCTTCATCGGCCCCGGCTCGCGCACGACCTTGCCACCCGCGGCGCGGATGGCGTCGCACGTCGCGCGGATGTCCTTCACGCCCAGGGCCACGTGGCCGTAGGCGGTGCCCAGCTCGTACTTCTCGACGCCCCAGTTGTACGTCAGCTCCAGCGCGGGGTGCGTGTCCTCGGGGCCGAAGCCCACGAAGGCCAGGGTGAACTTGCCGTCCGGATAGTCGTGGCGGCGCAGCAGCTTCATGCCGATGACCCGGGTGTAGAAGTCGAGCGACTTCTCCAGGTCGCCCACGCGCAGCATGGTGTGAAGGATTCGCATGCCGCGCTTCATAACGCCCCACGCGCCAGCCGTCGCGGGTGGAGCGCGGGGCGCGCGCTCAGGGTTGCCCGGAGGACTCGTCCACCCACCCTCTGGGTGGAATGCTGAACGAGCCCACGGGGACGCGACTGTCCGGAATCTCCTCCCCGTTGGCCCCGAGGGCCGTCACGCGGGTCTGGTCGCCGCCCTCGTGCCACAGGCCCACCAGCACCTTCCACTCGCCGAGCATCGGCCGGGGCA contains:
- a CDS encoding MauE/DoxX family redox-associated membrane protein, giving the protein MQPRTPTAAHLEPPEAQSRAERTAARVSALDDRQLAHGVLRLVLGLNILTHGLVRVAAPGAFADSLVQGFTGTPLPEWTVRPFALVLPFVELAVGLLILLGLRLRLALVAGGALIAMLTFGESLRQQWNTVGLQLLYALAYFVLLSRASDARLTLDGLLAGRRTR
- a CDS encoding LysR family transcriptional regulator, giving the protein MAGRDRFESLRTFVEVARAGSLAGAARVLRRAPSVVSRELGALESRLGTELMQRTTRRLQLTAAGERYLTHARGILEALDEAERDLAEQGVPRGVLRVSAPLLFGQHVLVPLVDDFLRAHPAVGVELVLEDALVDLVQGGVDVALRIAPRLESSALMVRRLGVQPYVLCASPAYLREQGAPRRARDLGAHEVLVPMRGPAARPLELRHAGRTQEVRLSKSRFRTNRVPALHGAALRGLGIAELPEYLVAPDLASGALVRVLAPLRPVSRHVCAVYLRRTAMPAHVRAFLDFMASRMAERFPAEEGA
- the gloA gene encoding lactoylglutathione lyase; protein product: MRILHTMLRVGDLEKSLDFYTRVIGMKLLRRHDYPDGKFTLAFVGFGPEDTHPALELTYNWGVEKYELGTAYGHVALGVKDIRATCDAIRAAGGKVVREPGPMKHGTTVIAFVEDPDGYRVELIEQSTL